The sequence TGGGTGATGTGAGTGGATATCAATCAGTCAATGGGCAAATCGTTAATCCGCCGTAGTTGTGCGATGAGCTTTGCTCTAgggtttatatatgtatgtctGTGACTTGGTCTATTAGCGGACCTCCCAGCGTGACGGCCAATTAATTGCGTAAATGGAAAAATTGCCTTCGGTCTTTGTCTTTGCTGGGTGCCACAAAAGTCACACTTCCCTGTGGTCCGAGATTAAGCTACAGTCGAAGAAACATTTTGTGGGAATGTGTCAACAATCGAATATCTGTGCAGTCGCCATAGGGGTCATCAATATTTAAGGCTGACTTCGGAATTCTGTCTTAATTAGGGTGAGCTATGATTGGGTCTTTGTCAAGAGCTTTTTCTCAATGTAGCTATTAAAAAAATGCATTACTCTTATACAATTTGAGATTAACCTTGTAGTTATGAGGTAGTTCATTGGATAACATTTGTATAGCAAAACAACATTTAATATAAACCTTAATATAATTATGGTTTtgtgaaaaaattaaattaggtAAGTTAAGGATAGCGGGTATACGATACGATCTAACCTCAAAATATAACATATGTTTTTCTAGCACCTTTTAGTTCACAAATTTGGATACAAAACCGTTAACCATTTCCCCAAGTGCATCCCagcaaattaattattaacatttttaggTCGAAAGCTCGAAAGCCATTACAATGTACAccagtttttatttattttaacagaTCGATGATTAATTTGACGCGCCAAATACCAAATTGTGGAATATTTTTGGAACACAATGAATCCCCAATGACAGGCCCTTCTTGGAACAGCTGGAGCTTGGCGCTCTCGGAGCACGCGCTCATTAGAGATCGGCCCGATCCCAGCGTGACTCTGGATCTATAACTTCGAGGTGGGACCACACCGGGTGTGTGTACCTACATTAAACTACGAATGCTTATAAAATAATGTTGGGTAATTAATTGCAAAAACTCCATATCGCAGCAGCTGCCAGGCAACCGAAAGCCGAACGATAAGCCGGATCGCGATAGATACTCGGGGGAAACTGTTTAGCTAGTTGTAAAATTGTGAATATTTCTACCACTTTCTGGTGGGTATTCGGTTCGTACATGTATTTGTCACCCGTATCATTTGCTGTGGAGCGTTAAAGcgacaacagcagcagcagccattTCCAGGTCGTTCGCGTAGTACCGCGTAGTTACGCGTCTCCAGGCCCAATCCCCTATATCTGCCCATGGATTCGGGGCCCAATCCCCATCCCCGTTACCATCCCCATACCATTTTTAATTACAGGTCACAGTCGCTGAGCAGGGGCAGCAACAGTTGCACCGTTTGCCACTGGTCGCTGCCACTTTTGTAACCATTTACATTTCCTGTCAACGGCATTTTCAATTTTCACTTTAACGCCTATTTGCTCCTCCATTTCCTTTTCTCTCCCTGTTAAATTGCTCTTCTTGGCCTGTTAATTGTGTGTGTGCTACCAAGTGGACgcataaattgtattttattttttgtggcCTGTAACTTTGGCCCAAATGGCGATGCGGGCCGATCAGGTGAAAACAAAAGACGCACCAAGCATTAGGCCAGAAGTACACAGTACCCCCGCCTCCAAAAACTTCACCCTCTGGCTGATCTGGCCCTGATATTGTTGCCACTATTGTATTCTCATGTTGTTGCTCCCAATAAACGCAACTAACCTTTAAGTCAATGACCAAAGAAAAGTTAGTTTGGATGGGGAGAAGTGGAAAAAATGTTCTCATTTTAAATAGATTTCAAAATTcgtaaaaaaattttaatgttcaaataaattgtttattcTAACTATAAGAAGCTTTATACAAAATGAaagtatttgttttttgaaattGTAGTttagtttacaaaaaaaatgtacattttCAAGTGCATATGGAAAGCAATATGAACAATTTAATGCCATAAATGTTATCTTCTTATTGTATCTGATCTTAtaatgtttattatttttatacttGAAAAAATCTTTTCAGAAATTATGATAATTCGACtccatttcaaatatttttgtaatttataAAGGAACCATAAAATTCTTtgaatatttcttttttaatttaatgtaACCTGTTACCAAcgcttttaaagatagtaatAGCAATGATATCAATAatgttatggtcttttaaaggaatgtaaacaaatttaatCTGTAATGTTTGATGTACAATGTATATTAAGCGGCATACTCCGACATTACCCAGTCCATTAATCATCCCACTAATCTGCCGAACATTCCCAACGATAAACCCTTGAATATCTATGCTCTCCCAAAGGTTTCCATTGCTTTTTGTTGGCATATCCTTGAACAGAGTTAAACAGAACAATGGGGACTGATAAGCGGCATAATAAGTAATTAAATTTCTGTGATGCTTATCGAGTGTGTAGTCCCCGCCACGAAAATTCCTCCATCCCCGGAACTTGAGAAACTCTCTCCAAAAAGCGAGAGAAAACCTCGGTGCGATGAGTGCGTGTGTTTATCCGACCAATCGCAGTCGAGGAGCGACTGGAAGTAAGTGGCTGACTGGAAAGCAATGTATCTGACGGATACGTTTTACCACTCTGCCAGCTGCGACGGCTCCTCTTCGTGCCTGCGTGGAGTTTTTGGCAAATTATGCGGGTGGCTCGTTGAACATCGCTTTCCCCGCCGCTTTCCCGCTCCCCCGCCTCCTTTGGCATTTTGTTGGTTTTTGTAGGTGGAGCCAGAGCCATAATACCATTCCTTTGTTGACAAAACTTGGCACCACTCGCTCGCCgaagtttgtttttgtctgccgttgctgctgccgctgctctTTTGTTTTTCGTATCTGCCAGATACGCGCGCACATCCCGCCCTGCAGGTTGTTTTCGGCGCCCAGCGAAAAGGTCGTCATTCTCACGGTTTAACTCTCGTCGTCGGCGTCGCGTGCGCAATTCAATTcaatccaatccaatccgATCCGAGAAACTTCAACTAGCGACGGCTATTCGCGAGATATGCACAAGTGACCAGTCGATACAAGTGCCGCCTAATTGGATTACAATGCTCAAGTGGTGCAATTATGAAGTGCTCTCAAGTCGCATAACACTCGTTTAAGAGCCCGGTTAACTGTTTATTGGATACTTTTAATACACCGCCGCTTATCTGGATTAAAGAAGCTGTCGCACTTGGAATATGGTTGTAATGTAAGTTTGGTAGAAAAAAGAAACACATTTGTttagtttaaaattaaaatttactAGTACTGTTTTGGTACTATCATCAAATATAATTAAGGTTTTTAAATCAGAAATTCACTAACCACTTTATAGGATTAGTTATAAAAAAGGCTTAAAAATAACGGGTTATTATACACTTTGGGTAAAATGAAAGGCTGCTTATTCGGTATTTGTATAAgcaatttttcttatttttctcCTGTTATCCAAATGATTCAGAATAAGTattatatacaaaaaaaaatagttcttAAATAGTTATTGATTTTATATATTCATTTAATGTATATCATGATTTTGTTATTCTCCATATCTAAATTACTTATAAAGAGAATATGAGAagatataaattattttaaaatatttttttagctgACATTATTACTAGAATCCTTTCTAAAAAGACAAAGATTCCTTAACTTACAATTTTGTGTTTAATTACATTTCTgacaatttaaaataaattattttagaatAGGTTTTTTATCCGATGGTGTTTCGTTAGTAATGTTGTATTCGATCTTGAGTTCTTAGAACTATTACTTTTCTTTAcccattttcatttgcttTGCATCCTTTCAATGACTCAAAAATACCTGAACTTTACATCTTCCAATTATTCTTAATCAGAACCCATTGGGTCTATGTTGACACGCGTTAAACCCAAACATCTGCGTAAGTGTTGAGCTTCAAGCACCTCAGATCAATCTGAGATGAAGAATGGGCCACAAATCAAACGCTAAAGAGGCAGCGGGGGAGGTCAGCGGCAGGGGCGGGGAAAATGTAAATGATTCAAACGCTTTATTATCACGCTGGGCATGGGCCACAGCTTAGTTAATGGCACTCCGCTCTAGACCGCTCCAAAGAGCCGCGGGGAGTGCCTTGGATCTCGGATCTTGGATTTTGGATCTTGGATCTCGGATCGCAGAGCCGGCGGACCACACACAGTCGTAGGCGGAGCGGCGCTCGAGTGAAAGGGTCAAAGAGCTGATGATACCCCAGCCCCTCCGATCTATAGAGACATATTTTCTAGGTGACAAACTTATTATGAGACCAGAACGGAGACGGAGGAGACCCAAAACATAGATCGGGAACGAAGTGAGACGCTATCAGCATCAGATAAGCGCGACTAACGAGCGCCCCGAAGTGTCGAGCAGTCAATTTACGAACCCAAAACAAAGCGAGCCACTAACCACGAACAGGTTCAATCTGGGGAACCCAGGGACCACCAAGCGATCATCTCAGGCCAGCCCAGGCACAGGTATTTGGTGTTAGAAAGCGTGCAACCTGCTGACTTCCAAGTACACATAAAAACGCTCGGGGGACCCATCGGCCCGAAATCGATCCAAACAAATTTATTGCTAATTGCAGAGCGAGTGTCTTCTCTAATAACTCCCACACATGGAGAATCTCGGCTGATGGAATGGAGGGCCGTCGAGTCTAGCAAGTCGAAGCTGACTCACGGCTTGAGTGTCGGTTTAATTGGCTTCCCCGCCAACTCAACTGGCGCTCGAATTACGATTCTAACCAGCTTGGATTACCACCCGAGCAAGATTTGGGGCTAACGGTACCAGCCCTCTGAACAGGGCCCAAAGAGCTATGCGTTTCATGGCGCTCATAAACCTTACAATCGTTTCATTTGATTGGCATGCCTTGAGGACTTCTGACCCCCTACTAAACAGTTTAGGGCGCAATTAAGATTGGATTTCAATTCCTTAAACGATGCTTAGGCTTGAGCTATTAAGTCACAGTTAAATGGATCACTTAAAGATTTTACTTCAGGTTTAGAGTGGTGTTTAGAGGGGGGTCATATTAAGGATCAAACTGTGACTCAGAACatagaattcaaaaaaattaGAGGAGTTTCAAGTACCTTTCAAGTCAAGCGATGTTAAATTTCTTTAGGGTATGTggatttaattattaaaacaaatatCGTTAGGATTATTTATACTAAACTTGGAAACAATTAATTTTCTATTGGAACACATTGTCTACAAACATTATCAGATTTTGAAGGCATATGTTAAGGATTTTGTCTGAATGTTATTAAGAAACACAATTTATATAtgactaaaattaaaaattccgAAAAATGTTTAGTTGGATTTCTGTAAAGATTCTGTCAATCAAAGcgtctgtttttgtttttaaagttAGTTCGAGTTATTAATTTAAGCTCTAAAAATTCCAGTGTATAGGGACTAAAAGCAACCATACCTACATGAAAATTGTAAGATTATCCAATTCATATATTCATATTGCTCTTTATAAGATTGTTGCTAATTCTAAATTCCCCTATTTAATAGAAAATTAATAGAAAAACATCAACAATATAAAGTGAAAGTAGCAATAGGTTCCCAACTCGCATTAAATGTACTCCTAATCCCTTACAGAAATGGCTACACCTTCAAGACGCAGCAACTTCTCACACAGCAGCCCGATCACTCTCAGCACGCCCAGTTCGCTCAGCCGCAGAGTCAGGGTGCAAATCCGGGTCCAAGTCCTGGTCAGCAGCAGGCAGGTGGCTCCATGACCATGCCGGCCTCGTCGGCGGGCAAGGGGAAAAGGGAATGGGACATCAACGATGCCATTGTGCCGCATGTGCCGGACCAGGAGTTCGACGAGTTCAACGAGTGGAGCGATGGCCACGTCCGGCACATCTACTCGCTGCACAACGAGGAGGCCAAGAAGCACATTTCCGGCTGGGCCATGCGCAACACGAACAACCACAATGTGAACATCCTGAAGAAGAGCTGTCTGGGCGTCCTGGTCTGCTCCCAGCACTGCACCCTGCCCAACGGATCCAAGATCAACCTGCGTCCGGCCATTTGCGACAAGGCGCGGCGGAAGCAGGAGGGCAAGGCCTGTCCCAACAAGAGCTGTCGCGGCGGCAGATTGGAGATCAAGCCATGTCGCGGTCACTGCGGCTATCCCGTCACCCACTTTTGGCGGCACTCCGGCAACGCCATCTTCTTCCAGGCCAAGGGAGTGCACGACCACCTTCGTCCGGATCCGAAGAACTCCAGCGTCTCCAAGAGGGCCTTTGGTAGGGTGCCGGTGGGCGGTAAATCCGCCAATGGATCAGGAGGCAAGAAGTCGGTCATTGCGGGTCTGGTCAAGCAGGTGAAGGTGGGTTTCAATATAATGTGAGTCTCTTataaatactaatttttaatttccttttcttaatAGCAGCAACAACACAGTCTGATAAGCAAGGTCCTCAAGCGTCCTGCTGCCAGCAATCCTTTAAGTCACTCTGCCTTGGATATATACCAGTACAACGGTAGGTTTATAAAATAAGTATTACTAGATGTGTAATCCCATATACCTTATTAGTCCTTGATTAATTTCAAGGACTCCTCTCCTCCTCTCACATAAGAGTACACTTCATcagaaattaatttcaattaagTAAAtctaattattaaataattgtaGCCTAAACGTACTTTACTATTCGATTTACCTAAATGTATTCTCTGAAAATCtaaatcatttttaataactgaaaaataatatgtgCGCTCTTTAAGCTCATTAAAGTTTCTAACTTTGAGATCTATAAGATCAAATCATGAAAGTTGTATGAAAGTACTCTcgaactttttaaaaatcgtTTAATATTTGAACgtttagttttgtttttttgatatttatttattttaattattacaACTAGGATTTTAATAAATCACATTGGagtataatttaataaaatccaCTTTTTTTATTAGCCTGTGGCAAGTGCACCACCTACAGCCACTGCACCTGCAGCTACCTGGAGGACACAACTACAGCGAGGAGCCACCAATTATCGCAGTCCTCGAACTACGGCACCAACTCCTGGCCCTTGAGTGGATCAGAGTCCTCGGCGCCCTGCGAGACAGCCGCAAATGTTTTCACGGTCAACCACCAGCACATCACCTACAACTATCCCATCTACCATGCAACTCCCACGGCGGCGACAGCGGCACCTAGCAAATCCCCCAGTTTACCCTACACCTGCAGTATTTCCGAGTTGGCTGCATACCAGCAATCCTCCAGTGGAAACAGCTACTCCATGGGAGTACCTACCCCCGTGCATGGGCACACCCAGTGTCAGGCCCTCGGCTACGAGTCCAGCCCTCAACTGGCCACTCCGGAACCGGAGTTCATCAACTACTCGCAGATCAAGCACTTGGGTGGCGGTCAGGAGGAGATCAGCTGCAAGGGCGAACCAGGAGCGGGTCTGCCCGCCACCATAAAGTACAATGCCACCGTGGAAACGCAGCCGTATGTGGAGGACAACTACGACTACTACTACAGTCCCAAGGCGGAGTATGAGATGCAGCAGCACCAtcagcagcaccaccagcagACCCACCAGCAGTTCGGGGGAAACCAGACGACGGGTCACCACTACTACGAGAGCGGAAGTGGCTACAATGGAGTTAGCTACTTTGATACGGGAACCACCACGGCACCGGGAAACAGCGCAACCGGAAACAGCCTGGACACCGGATACGGCAGCTACTATGATCACTACTCCAGCTACGAGCAACAAATGGCCGCAGCTGGAGGTTTTCCATCAGCCGGAGGAGGATCCAGTGTTCCGGCAGTGGCCCCGCCCCCAGGACACCCACCGCCTCCGCCACCACCGCCCACGCTGACGTACCACcatcaccaccaccaccacttGCACCACCCGGCGGCGACGACAGCGCTCGCCCCATCGGTCACCCATTGAATAGTACTTAACGATTCCGGTCACCGGAGGATTACTCATAGTCGATAACTAGGCATAGAAACATAGCGTTAGCATAAGTTGTGAAATCTTAATTTCCATCTGTACGCGTAGTGTTAAAGCGTTTTCTCATTGTTTTTCCCGGCAAATAAATTATGAAACATGTTGATTTGtgaaagtaaataaaatttcGAAAAGATTAATTTCAAACGGATTTTTAAGGGAGGTTACTTAAACCAGATGTAGATGTCGCCGTGTGTAAGACAGTTGTGTAAGATATCTGTAAGATTACTGTAGATAGCAAATGTTTGAAGTTGCCCCTAGCAGTTTTTAGAGGCGCCCCCTACCAGTAACGTATTGAACCACTGCATTTCACCATAGTCCGTTTACTTACCATAGGATAAAAAGAGCAAAGAGAAATTTTGAGAGAGCGGAATTTAATTATCTGGTTTTTTACGTATTTTAAATGTTGAACAAAAACATTATCATTTTAGAAAAGCCaataattttattacaaaACTGTTGAAAacttgtttgtttatttattaaatcaattatttaattcaattttcGGATGACATGTAACGGTTTTTACTACCGCCCTCTATCGACCCTGCATTATACCACCGGCAGAGTTGCGTTTCGATCAGCCCACCTCGCGAAACCCACCTCCACCAAGCGTCGCCGGCGCTCAGAAAGAGCGAAGGAGAGAGATATTAGCGGGAGAAAAAATCTATAAAAGCGACCGCATCGAGCTCTGttgaaaataaatctttaaGAATATTATTTGAGCATTAGTTGTAATCAACGCTTTTCGGATGGCATGGCATGTAACGGTTTTTACTACCGCCCTCTATCGCCCCTGCATTGTATCACCGGCAGAGTTGCGTTTCGATAAGCCCACCTCGCGAAACCCACCTCCACCAAGCGTCGCCGGCACTCAGAAAGAGCGAAGGAGAGAGGTATTTAGCGGGAGAAAAAATCTATAAAAGCGACCGCATCGCGCTCTGTTGAAAAAAAATCTAGCTGCGTGGTGTGAAGAGCTGCCCGAGTGCTAATTAAGTAACTTTTGTACATTTCTACCGGTTCCGAATCCAAACCACAACTCCCAACCAACATGGTGTACCAGGTGAAAGACAAGGTGAGTCATTCCAACGGAGTCTGTGTATCAGCCGTAGTGTCATCTATTGGGTAACCCGATGACCCCTACCCTTGACCCTTCAGTTTCAGTGTTTTTTTTCACTCGGTGACAGCAAATATGGGCTTGTAGCTTTCCAATTACCCACTCATTCTGAGTGACTAGATTTTTTACGCTTTTCGCCATACGCTCGCACACAAATAGAACTCAACTCACGTACGATACGAGCGAGAAAGCGGACTTCAGACGAGAAAGTTCGAATAGCGaaataatgataatgatatcATGCCATGGACCGCAGAGCGGTTCCCAGCAAAAAACTGAATTCTTTGAATTTCCTAACCGCTTGTATAGGGCTCCTCCATTGACTAATCTGACATAGTGCCAAGATATACTATATGGTCATCGAGGCGTATGTGTGTTTGTCCGTCTGGCATGAGTTTGCAATTCATTATCGTGGCCGAGGCTTGGTTTGTTGGTTAGAAATATTGGTATAGTTGCTACAGTACAGGGTGTGCTCAGCACTCAGAAGTTGCGCGCCATGCAAAAAGCTGGAAACTCGTGAAGAGCGAAGGAATCGGGGAGCGTAGAACCGGTCGTGCGCATCTGTTCATTAATACAAATAAATCGTCGAGGaatatataaaagtaaatacTTCAAAGTATTTCTGATTATTTTATTTCCCAATATTCACTTATATATATAGAACACTCTCAAACATTGCCCCCTGCGGTCTAATTTTATACAGCACAAGCCACacgaaaatatatttacaaaccaaaatgtacttatcAAAAACCGCTAGAAACTCCCAGAACATTGTTTATCAACAAGTCGGGCTCAAATGTCGTATTCAGATCTATTTATAGATTTATCATTAATAtcgttttttattattagtcatattttgtaataagGCATGAGTCAATGATATGCGAGAAAACGAAGATCCGTTTGAATCACGTTAGAAATAAATTGTCTCTTACACTCATCAGCTTAATCATCTTGAGTTACGTGCGTATCTCCTATGGAAATGATCTAAGCgtgtataaaaaatgttataggGAATAACAAGTGGTTTTAGTTTACCAAAAACAACTtgtttcaaaataaaattacttGATGCCATATGCAAATACTGGCAAACCGGTTTCGCCTTTCGTTTGAAATCATCAATTTCGTTAGAGCTGTTCCTTTGCATGTGTTCTGCGATTGCCATCGCCAGCAATTAATTAAAGGTCACTGGGAAAACGTGTCATGGGCAGAACAATGGGTGGGCAAAAGGGGCCGGGAACTGCCCACACCACACCTTTCAGAATAcatataattcgaaattcttgaAATATTGATTTTGGGGTCATTCGGTAATATACAGAAATTGTAATGAAATAGCCCCAAATTCACCAGTTTGCTTATATGTACATAGTTTTGAGGCACACAAATTGAACCCGTCAATCGGTGATTACTGCCTGATTACAACTTGGCAACTTTGGCGATGTCTGACAACTTTGTGTCAGAACAGAACCGCCTTATCGCGCACATGTCCGTGATAATGATGGGGTATCCCCTTCCACATCTATGTATGTACGGAATCGTATCGGATCAAAGCTAGATAACCCCAAatcattttttgaaaaatgtacTCCTGTGAGAAAAATAACTAAAACAGGTCATGGGGAGTGGAAAATCAATAGCGCTAATGTGTGATGATATTATTGAATGATAACACTAATTTACAATTTCAATTCCCATTTGCAGAACGACCTCGATGGACAGCTGCAGCAGGCAGCCGGCAAGCTGGTGGTGCTGGACTTTTTCGCCACCTGGTGCGGACCCTGCAAGATGATTTCGCCCAAGCTGGCTGAGCTGGCCACGCAGTACGCCGACAACGTCGTCGTCCTGAAGGTGGGTTCTAAAAGCCAAGGCTTCATGCGATAGCTAAGAGTTTGTCAACTCCAGTCTAAATGGTTctgaatattaatataaagATTACTTGATATTCCTTTAATATCGTTACTGTCTGATGTATCaccattattttaaaaaattttgatCTTTTATTGAGTGATACTTTAGATGAAAagcattattatatttttaatatgaGTGACCCATAGATTTCGGAGTGTTGAACTACACTTTTATTCAAGTATTTCAATTCGAACCCCTACTAAACTATCTTTTTCAACAGATCGATGTGGACAACTGTGAAGATATTGCCATGGAGTACAACATCTCCAGCATGCCCACCTTCGTGTTCATCAAGAACGGCGTCAAGGTCGAGGAATTCGCAGGAGCCAACG is a genomic window of Drosophila suzukii chromosome 2L, CBGP_Dsuzu_IsoJpt1.0, whole genome shotgun sequence containing:
- the Trx2 gene encoding thioredoxin-2 produces the protein MVYQVKDKNDLDGQLQQAAGKLVVLDFFATWCGPCKMISPKLAELATQYADNVVVLKIDVDNCEDIAMEYNISSMPTFVFIKNGVKVEEFAGANASRLEEVIKSNIAQ
- the gcm2 gene encoding transcription factor glial cells missing 2 — its product is MVVINGYTFKTQQLLTQQPDHSQHAQFAQPQSQGANPGPSPGQQQAGGSMTMPASSAGKGKREWDINDAIVPHVPDQEFDEFNEWSDGHVRHIYSLHNEEAKKHISGWAMRNTNNHNVNILKKSCLGVLVCSQHCTLPNGSKINLRPAICDKARRKQEGKACPNKSCRGGRLEIKPCRGHCGYPVTHFWRHSGNAIFFQAKGVHDHLRPDPKNSSVSKRAFGRVPVGGKSANGSGGKKSVIAGLVKQVKQQHSLISKVLKRPAASNPLSHSALDIYQYNACGKCTTYSHCTCSYLEDTTTARSHQLSQSSNYGTNSWPLSGSESSAPCETAANVFTVNHQHITYNYPIYHATPTAATAAPSKSPSLPYTCSISELAAYQQSSSGNSYSMGVPTPVHGHTQCQALGYESSPQLATPEPEFINYSQIKHLGGGQEEISCKGEPGAGLPATIKYNATVETQPYVEDNYDYYYSPKAEYEMQQHHQQHHQQTHQQFGGNQTTGHHYYESGSGYNGVSYFDTGTTTAPGNSATGNSLDTGYGSYYDHYSSYEQQMAAAGGFPSAGGGSSVPAVAPPPGHPPPPPPPPTLTYHHHHHHHLHHPAATTALAPSVTH